TGCTTGCACGACTTTCCATAAATTCTCAAGTCAAAATTATCctttttttcttacctctcttTTTAGAAAATCACTATATTGGGTTTGAATAATTCAAACCGGCAGAGTCGCCGGTGAAACTTGAacctaaaattaaaaaatataaaatccaCTTGGTCTCCTCTTATCGGATTCCGCCCCTCAGTTGAAACCAGAATATTGTTGTGGTTTAGAATCTAATATTCTAATTATTAAAACTAAAAAACAAACTAAtcgtcagaaaaaaaaaaattaaaattagtaATTTAAATTCCTATTATATTCTGTACCCACATGGAGAACCGGCACTATAAAAAGAGCTCATCGCTCCTTCTATTTACGTCTCTCCTCTGTTAATCTCAGCGAGGTTGAGAGCTTTCcccaagtcttcttcttcttctgctgtTTGTGTTCTCAGTGTTGTTGTCATCGCAACCATGTCGCTGCTCTCAGATCTCATCAACCTTAACCTCTCTGACTCCACTGACAAGATCATCGCCGAGTACATATGGTAAACACAAACCTCCACTTCCTCTCTTTTTGACGTTTCAAACATGGTTCCTTGTAGCTTTGTGTACGTGTTTTTGTGTGTTCCCAAGTTGGATGTGCTTGTTTTCATGACTGTTGAACTGGGTTTGTCTCTGATCGACCAGTTCCGGGTTTCTGTGAAGCGTTTGACTTCTTTGAGGAATCAGTTTTTTGCTTGGGtttgcttttttatttttctacttTGGTGGAAGTTTTTATCTTTAATCCATCTTTATGCTTCGTTTTCATCATGATCAGATCAAAAAAGCTGTGTTTTTACTCTTTGTTATATATGGAAGTTTTAATTAATGAGGGGTCTATTCAGAAGCTTCTGATGTTTTTAACTGAAGCTTATCATGTTTTTATGTATACAGGATTGGTGGATCTGGCATGGACCTCAGAAGCAAGGCAAGGGTAAGTATTTACTCTGCAGTTTCTcattgttatttttattctggtttaattgattgattgagttaATAATATTTGTTCTTGGGTGTGTGAAGACTCTACCAGGACCTGTCACTGATCCTTCAAAGCTGCCCAAATGGAATTATGATGGGTCCAGCACCGGCCAAGCTCCAGGGGAGGACAGTGAAGTGATCCTCTAGTAAGATCTTCTATCTTGTTTCTTGTGATTGTTCTGTTCTTTTGATTGGTTATGGGttcttatatatatctgtTTTCTTGAAATGTAACAGCCCTCAAGCTATCTTCAAGGACCCGTTCAGGAGAGGCAACAATATATTGGTgagttaatttttaattatattcttattcttctttgaTTCCCTGTCAATATGGTAGGATGTGATTGCTGTTACAGTTTCCTTGTTTGTTATTCATCTTTGTTCATTGATTTTGGTCGATTTAGGTTATTTGCGATGCTTATACTCCGGCTGGCGAACCAATTCCAACCAACAAGAGATGTGCAGCTGCAAAGATATTCAGTCATCCTGAAGTTGTTGCTGAAGTGCCCTGGTATCATTACTTTCTTTTAACTTCTCGTATATTCTACTTGTTTAGCATGTTTCTACAACATATGCAGGTTTTCGTGTTTGTTCAAGATTCTTTCCTAAATTATTTCATGGCAGGTATGGTCTGGAGCAAGAGTACACCTTGTTGCAGAAGGATGTGAACTGGCCCTTGGGCTGGCCGATTGGTGGTTTTCCTGGTCCTCAGgtatttgagtttttaggatTAGTTAAATCTTGTAAAAACATATATTCCGATGTGGTAGTTTAATAAGTTGaacactttttgtttcttgccAGGGACCTTACTATTGTGCTGCCGGCGCTGACAAGGCATTTGGGCGTGACATTGTTGATGCTCATTACAAGGCTTGTTTGTATGCGGGTATCAACATCAGTGGTATCAATGGTGAAGTCATGCCAGGACAGGTTGATCAaccattttattatatattctcCATCAATCCTTCTtcgttctttttttctttctaagtcTAACTTATTAACCATGTGACTAACAGTGGGAGTTTCAAGTTGGTCCTTCAGTTGGTATCTCTGCTGGTGATGAATTATGGGTTGCTCGTTATATTTTGGAGGTGACTTAACATTCCAGTTGCATAAGTAGTTCCTTTTTCATTACACAGTTTTGACATTGACTTGGTTTCTATGCTTACAGAGGATCACCGAGATTGCCGGAGTGGTTCTATCTTTTGATCCCAAGCCAATCCCTGGTGACTGGAACGGTGCTGGGGCTCACACAAATTACAGGTATAATGCGGCTCCTTTAATGTCAAAATTGGCATGTTTTTACGGGTTGGTTTCGTAGAGGATGAAATTGATGGAGTTCACTGTAATGTTCCAGTACCAAATCAATGAGACACGAAGGAGGCTATGAAGTCATCAAGAAAGCCATTGAGAAGCTGGGGCTAAAGCACAAAGAACACATTGCAGCATATGGAGAAGGCAATGAACGCCGTTTGACGGGAAAGCATGAAACAGCTGACATTAATTCCTTCAAATGGGTAAAAACTAGTGTCCATTTTATGTCAACAATCTGAAGAATTGTTATACATATGAAACATCTGTCTAATTAGTCTCACTACTTTTGAATGATGGACAGGGAGTTGCAAACCGCGGTGCCTCCATTCGTGTTGGCCGTGACACAGAGAAAGAGGGCAAGGGTTACTTCGAGGATAGGAGGCCGGCTTCGAATATGGATCCATACGTGGTAACTTCTATGATTGCTGATACCACCATTCTGTTTAAGCCATAAGAAGCTCCCGGTGAGACAGTTCGCCCTGCATCTTGTGACAGTATCAAACCCCTCCTGGAATCAGAGATAGGATTGTGATTTACCAGATCATTCAATCTGCTAGCTACTAGAATAGCTTAAATTTTCCTTTCCACCTTTGTTTATGCTGCTGGTTTTATTTGTATTTAAGGTGTTAAAGTTGTATCGCTTCATTGCCTCCATCTATTGTGTTGAATAATTGTAATGAATAACATCTTGTACTATTTTTCTTCCCCAAATTTGTACACATGTAAGACGTACTTGCTTCTTATGGCGCCACCCAGATGAGTGTAACGTCTGAACAACCACCATACTTGAAAGCTCCATTattctttcttttgatttcttttattCAGTTATATAAACTTCTTGCGTTAATCTACTTTAGAATATAGCAACAAGGTTGATGGGTCGTATCATTCGTATGGTCGTATGCCCCCTAACCGAAAacattttcaatatttttggTCTTGTATATTTGAGATCTTGAACCTGACCAGTGTAAGGTACCAAGtatcaattatatatgatgATTGCTTTGTTTTCCCTTTTCTTCATGCAACCATGTAGTGCCTCAAAACATCATCCTCACCAACAATGGTCATACCAGCAAAGCTATCGGCATCATTTACCTCATCCAACGGACCAAACCATTCCATATTGACTTTGAGAGATTTGATGCATACTCCCAAATTGACTTTACCACCGGGAACCATGTGAACTTCgaaggaagaaaagaagataGGACAGTCGGGGTTGGTCACCTTGATAGAAGGGAGGTTGGTGAAGGCCTTAATGATATCAAAGAGGATAGGCCGGGGTGGCCTTCTTGATTGAAACCCGGTGCCGAAGTGGCTTGGACTTAGAGTGGGCATGATGGCGCTGCTCATATAACATTTCTTGTCCCTCATATTAATATTGGTCATTTGATGATATAGTCCATTTTTAATAAGATTTGAATTCACGACCTCAGCGTTCTCTAATCCTGTTCACACGGTCAGTAGCTGACTATGAAATTCATATTCACTACTGACCATGAAATTCATATTCAACCACCATTAGATGTAAATATAAGGATTGGAAACAAAATAACTCtattttaaaaagattctCCTCACATTTGGATTTATATCTAATGGTGGTTGAGCATGAATTCATGGTTAGCTACTGACCATGTGAACGAGACTTCAGCGTTGTCAATGAAGCAACTAATTAAACAATCAAGCCACGTTTCGATGACTCAttattatagttttttttcgTTACAGCAGCATTGTGATGCCTTTCGCTCCTTtattcaaataaatgagtcaattttctttgttcttaaaTGAAAGATTCCAGAAAAAAACCCCTAGAGTCTTATTATGTCACTCTTACTAAAAAAAGCTCTACATGATTTGGGAatgtgaagaaaaaaaaatccacttGAACAAGAGAAGAAGCGATTGTTCCCATATGGCACATCTTCAGGCTAGCATCATTGTACAGTTCAGGTGTCATAGGCCCGGTTTGAGACATCTTTTAGAGCTGCTTCATCTTTTGGGGTTAATATTTGATGTTTGGTAAAATCCTCTAAAACTGCTTATCGCCTAAATTGCTTTCCACAACAACTGAAAATCGAAAAGGTAGGAAAGGGTAGCTTTTGAAAGCAGCTTTTGGCACAAACACGTAGCTACAGTATTGgtttaatgaaattatatGACCTACCCATTTTGTCTATAGTATATGAACTACAGTATTAGTTTTTACTGAATAGTTTTCAAGTTAAAGGGACAAAGTAGAACATGGGTTGAGAAAAAAACGATGGAAAACTTTTGATGTGTTATGGGGAGGTCATGAAGCacccaatgttctaaaaaaggGCTAGGCGGCCGCCATCCCCCGATTCTGATTTTGCCTAATCAGATATGTCTGGGCGTTTTTGTCAAAAAATCCGCCTAGGCGGGTTCTAGAGGGGGATTCTGGGCCTGTTCTAGGCGTTTTTTGTGTGGGTCTGTAACATCCCTAAATTCAGAACagtaaaatttcgaatttgtgCATGCTAGCACTCTGatataacttcaataaatgaaattacgtTACAGCAGCTGAATATCTTATCCAAGTTTAACAAAACACTTAGATTTCAAACTGTAACAAAACGTAAATACACTTGTAAGTTGTACATTATTCAACTCTCACAAGTCCTCACCAAAATAGGAAAATGAACAGAAGCAAAAACAACACACTGCTGTTAAACTGCTCGCTCCTTCCGCCTCTACTACTGCGAAGTACCTGCAGTATTACCTCCTGCACCAATAATGgtacaccaggattgtaaacacaaacctggttaGCTACAACgctggtatgagtaaactaaaaGAATTACTCAAGGATAATGTAACATATTTCTAAActcagaaatatatataaaacaacattat
This genomic interval from Argentina anserina chromosome 1, drPotAnse1.1, whole genome shotgun sequence contains the following:
- the LOC126784343 gene encoding glutamine synthetase cytosolic isozyme, whose translation is MSLLSDLINLNLSDSTDKIIAEYIWIGGSGMDLRSKARTLPGPVTDPSKLPKWNYDGSSTGQAPGEDSEVILYPQAIFKDPFRRGNNILVICDAYTPAGEPIPTNKRCAAAKIFSHPEVVAEVPWYGLEQEYTLLQKDVNWPLGWPIGGFPGPQGPYYCAAGADKAFGRDIVDAHYKACLYAGINISGINGEVMPGQWEFQVGPSVGISAGDELWVARYILERITEIAGVVLSFDPKPIPGDWNGAGAHTNYSTKSMRHEGGYEVIKKAIEKLGLKHKEHIAAYGEGNERRLTGKHETADINSFKWGVANRGASIRVGRDTEKEGKGYFEDRRPASNMDPYVVTSMIADTTILFKP